The following are encoded together in the Danaus plexippus chromosome 15, MEX_DaPlex, whole genome shotgun sequence genome:
- the LOC116766376 gene encoding cytochrome P450 4d2-like gives MILFIFVGLLVIVLLFHEYQRKSSYRWKKLSEFPGDAPLPFFGNGLQLGFDADEASPKLMEMWNRHGKQNFRLTIGSEDWIMLSDPDDVGTILNHPSELSKPLERNAAMKPFFGNSISSSEGEKWKSTRKLMTPSFHFKTLEKRVEDVNKHCDRLFKILDTFNDKSTINLYTYLRPYMLDILCSTLMGVDSNFLGNINHPYLEASGRTIKIITQNYFSYWRNISKIFELSPQYRLMIKTVKALRDTSATILKDRKAIFNTMREEIAANNKIADMNIKTLLHNKVSDSGCLLDKFLLVELPNGDPIPDDIINEEITLLCYTGHYTTTMTICHTLYCIAKYPDIQNRIIEEQRSIFKNNFFKCPTNQDLNDMKYLEAVLKESVRVIPTVTKIGRQLHEDLKFKDGRIAPAGSSVVVFFEAMYQNPKIFPEPEKYDPERFFNNMHTFAFVPFSAGPRNCIGFRYAWVAMKATLSNMLRRYEVFPCDPADEPQFAHRIITESKNGINIRLKKRNQ, from the exons atgatcttatttatttttgtaggtTTATTAGTTATTGTTCTATTATTTCATGAATATCAACGAAAGTCTAGCTATCGTTGGAAAAAACTTTCGGAATTCCCAGGTGATGCACCGTTACCTTTTTTTGGGAACGGCTTACAACTTGGTTTCGACGCTGATG AGGCGTCACCCAAATTAATGGAAATGTGGAATAGACatggaaaacaaaattttcgtCTGACAATTGGCTCTGAAGACTGGATAATGCTTTCAGATCCTGATGATGTGGGa ACCATTCTCAATCATCCGAGTGAACTTTCCAAACCCTTAGAAAGAAATGCAGCTATGAAACCATTCTTTGGGAATTCAATTTCTAGTTCGGaag GTGAAAAATGGAAATCGACAAGAAAACTGATGACGCCAAGTTTTCACTTCAAAACATTAGAAAAGCGGGTGGAAGACGTGAACAAACACTGTGATCGTTTGTTTAAGATCTTGGACACCTTCAATGACAAGAgcactataaatttatacacttATTTAAGACCTTATATGCTGGATATTTTATGTA gCACCCTTATGGGGGTTGATAGCAATTTCCTTGGTAATATAAATCATCCATACCTTGAAGCGAGCGGAAG aacgataaaaataattacccaAAACTATTTCTCATATTGGagaaacatttcaaaaatttttgagTTATCGCCGCAGTACCGACTCATGATAAAAACTGTTAAGGCTCTTAGAGACACAAGCGCAACC ATTCTTAAGGACAGGAAGGCAATATTTAATACGATGAGAGAAGAAATTGCTGCCAACAATAAAATTGCCGATATGAACATTAAAACACTTTTGCATAACAAAGTATCTGACAGTGGTTGTTTGCtagataaatttttacttgttGAATTACCAAATGGAGATCCAATTCCCGATGACATAATCAATGAAGAAATTACCTTATTGTGTTACACG GGACATTACACAACAACAATGACGATTTGCCATACATTATATTGTATCGCAAAGTACCCAGACATCCAGAACCGTATTATTGAAGAGCAgcgttctatatttaaaaacaatttctttaaatgtcCAACTAATCAAGATCTCAATGATATGAAGTACCTTGAGGCTGTATTGAAAGAAAGCGTTCGAGTAATACCAACTGTGACTAAGATCGGAAGACAATTACACGAGgatcttaaatttaaag ATGGACGCATAGCTCCGGCAGGAAGTTCAGTTGTTGTTTTCTTCGAAGCAATGTATCAGAATCCCAAAATATTTCCTGAACCGGAAAAATATGATCCTGAAAggttttttaacaatatgcATACTTTTGCTTTCGTTCCATTTAGTGCAGGGCCAAGAAATTGTATAG GGTTTCGTTACGCTTGGGTGGCCATGAAAGCAACACTATCCAACATGTTACGAAGATATGAAGTGTTCCCTTGTGATCCTGCTGACGAACCACAATTTGCACATCGTATCATTACTGAATCTAAAAATGGCATAAATATAAGgcttaaaaaaagaaatcaatag